TCTTGTAGGTGATGTTGGCCTTGGAGGCGATCGACTGGCGGATCGCCAGGATGCCGGAGTGGAAATAGGTGCCGTCGCCGAGATTGGCGAAGATGTGATTCTCGTTGGTGAAGGGTGCGATGCCGACCCACGGCACGCCCTCGCCGCCCATATGCGTAAACGTCTCGGTCGAGCGGTCCATCCACAGCGCCATGAAGTGGCATCCGATGCCGGCAAGCGCGCGGCTGCCTTCGGGGACCTTCGTTGATGTGTTGTGGGGGCAGCCGGAGCAGAAATAAGGGGTACGGGAAACGGGCGCGGTGGCCTGCATCTGGGTTGCCTGGCGGCCGTTGAACCAGTCGGCCTTGGCGCGGAGCATGTCGGCGATTTCAGGATTGAGATTAAGTCGAAGGAGCCGTTCGGTAATCGAGCTCGCAAGGGAAGCGACGCTGAGCTCGGCGGCAAAGGTGAGGAAGCGCTTGTCGTGGTCGTCCATCTTGCCGATGATGCGCGGGCGGACGTCGTCGCGCCAGTTGAACAGCTCCTGCTTGACCTGGTTCTCGACGATCTCGCGGCGTTCCTCGATGATGAAGATTTCCTCGAGGCCGACGGCGAATTGGCGCACGCCTTCAGGCTCCAGCGGCCAGGGCATACCGATCTTGTAGAGGCGAAGGCCAATCTTTGCTGCGACCTCCTCGGTGACGCCGAGCTCGCGCAGCGCTTGCCGCACGTCCTCATAGCTCTTGCCCGACGCCATGATGCCGTAGCGGGCGTTCGGCGAGTCCATCGTGACGCGGTTGACCTTGTTGGCGCGGGCAAAGGCGATCGCCGCATAGCCCTTGTAGTCCTGGAGGCGCCGGTCCTGCTCGAAGCGATCGTCGGGCCAGCGCAGATTGAGGCCGCCGGGCGGCAGCTCGAAATCCGAGGGGATGATGAAGGGCTTCATCTCGTCGGTGAGATCGATCTCGGCGGTGGTCTCCACCGTCTCCGTGATCACCTTCATGCCGATCCAGCAGCCCGAGTAGCGCGACATCGCAATGCCGAGCAGACCCATCTCGATCATCTCGTGGATGCTGGAGGGATAGAGATACGGCATCAGCGCCGAGATGAAGGCGTGGTCGGACTGATGCGGAACGGTCGAGGATTTTGCCCCGTGGTCATCGCCGGCAAGGCAGAGCACGCCGCCGTTCTTGGCCGAGCCCGCCGCATTGCCGTGCCGGAAGACATCGCCGCAGCGGTCGACGCCGGGACCCTTGCCGTACCAGATGCCGACCACGCCGTCGTACTTGGCACCGGGTGAGAGGTTGAGCTGCTGCGAGCCCCAGATCGCGGTCGCGGCCAGGTCCTCGTTCACGCCAGGCTGGAACTTGATGTTGTACTGCTCGAGATGCTTTCGGGCGGCGAAGAGTTGCTGGTCATAGCCGCCGAGCGGCGAGCCGCGGTAGCCGGAGATGAAGCCAGCGGTGTTCAGCCCTGCGGCGCGGTCGCGCCGGATCTGGGCCATGGGCAGGCGGACCAGCGCCTGGATTCCCGTGGTGAAGACGTGTCCGGTGGATTGAGTGTATTTCTGATCGAGACTGATCGGACCCTGGTTGATGCCCATTCTTGTCCTCTTCGCCCTCTTAAGTCGTTGGCGTACCCGCTGTTTTTAGCTAGGGCGCCCCGGGTGCCCGCGCCACTCTATGTCGGAATTTTAAGCCTCCGCATCACAAATCTGGACCAAAGCGGGCTACCCACGAAAATCGCAACTTCGTGGCGGCAAGTCCGCCCGCCCTTTTCAATTTGTGTCAGCATACCCGGGGCGTCGCGAAACGACGTAACACGTCTATAATGCGTCCCAGGCGATTGGTCGCGGGGGGAGGCCGGGAATGCGGACGATTCTGGCATCTCTGGTGTCAGGGCTCACGTTGTGCAGTGCGGTCGCAGCGACCGCCAGCGAGCCTTCGCCGGAGGTAATCGCCCACGGCAAGGCGCTGGTGGAAGCGGGCGACTGCGCAAGTTGCCACACCGCCGATCCCGCAAAACCGTTCGCGGGCGGCAAGCGCATCGATACGCCGTTTGGCGGGGTCTATGCGCCGAACCTGACGCCTGATCGCGACACCGGCATCGGCGGCTGGACGGAGGCCGATTTCACCCGCGCGCTGCGCTTCGGCATCGCGCCGGATGGCTCCTATTATTATCCGGCGTTCCCCTACCCCTATTTCACCAGGATGACCAGGGACGACACGCTCGCGATCCGCGCGTATCTTTCCACGCAGGCGCCTGTTGCGAACCGCGTTAAATCGCCGGAGCTGCGCTGGCCGTTTGGCTATCGAACCCTGATGCGCGCCTGGAACTGGCTGTTCTTCAAGCCCGGCCTGTTCGAGCCCGACCAGTTCAAGACCGCCGCCTGGAATCGCGGCGGCTATCTCGTGACCGGGCTCGGCCATTGCGGCGCTTGCCACACGCCGAAGAACTATTTTGGCGCCGACAAGCGCGAGCTGGCGTTCTCGGGCAACGAGGTCGACGGCTGGTTCGCGCCACGGCTCGATAGCGCCGCGAGAAGCGGGCTGAAATCGTGGAGTGTGGACGACATCGCTGAATATCTGCAAAGCGGGCGCAATGCCAAGAGCAATGCCGACGGGCTGATGGCCGAGGTCATCGTCAACTCGACCTCGAAGATGAGCGATGCCGACGTGCGCGCCATGGCGGTCTATCTGAAGGGGCTGCCGCCAGGACCGAGCGAGCCCACGGCAACGCCGCCATCGGAAGGCGAGATGAAGGCGGGCCAGGCCGTCTATGCGCGCTTTTGCATCGCCTGCCATGAAGCCGACGGCTCCGGCGCGCCGCGCATCTATCCGCCGCTGCCCGGCAATGCGCTGCTTCAATCGGACAATCCGTCATCCACGCTCCGCGTGATCCTCGACGGTGCGCACACCGTGACGACGCCGCGCGCCCCCAATACCGGCGAGATGCCGGCCTATGCCAAGCAATTGTCGGACGAGCAGATCGCAGCGGTAACGAACTATATCCGCAACTCCTGGGGCAATGCCGCGCCGCTGGTCACGGCCGCGCAGGTCGGGAAGGCGCGGAGCCAGGGACCGTAGCAGTAAAACCCCCTCTCCCCGTTCTTCCGTCGTTCTTCCGGGGAGAGGGTTGGGGATGAGGAGCTGCTTCCGCAAAGATCATGTCAGAGAGACGCGCGGAGAATCCACCTCACCCGGATCGCATCTGACGATGCGATCAGACCTCTCCCCGCAAGCGGGGCGAGGTGAAATTACTGCTCGTCGCCCGTGAACACGAACTTCGGCATCTCCCATTTGTAGCGGACCGCGAGAAGGCGGAAGCTGATGCCGAGCACGAAGGTGAGAATTGTCCAGAGCTCTGCGTTGAGCTGAAGTCCGAACGCGGTGGCATAGAACAGGCCCGTCACCACCGAGACGCTGGCGTAGAGCTCCGAGCGAAACAGCAGCGGCACGTCGTTACAGAGGATATCGCGCAACACGCCGCCGGCGCAGCCCGTCACCATGCCGGAGACAATCACGATGGGGAGCGATGCATCCATCTGCCAGGCGACGTCGCAGCCCGCCATGGTGAAGACCACGAGCCCGATCGCGTCGAGCACGATGAAGGCCAGCTTGAGCCGGTGCACGAGGCGCGCGAACAGAATCGTGATGAAAGCGGCACCGCCACTCAGCGCAAGATAGACGGGGTTTTGCACCCAGGAGAGCGGATAATGGCCGAGGAAGAGATCGCGCAGCGTGCCACCGCCAAGGGCCGTGATGCAGCCGAGGAAGCAAACGCCGAGCCAGTCCATGCTGCGCCGGCCTGCGGCAAGCGCCGCCGTCATCCCCTGCGCCGCAACCGCAACGAGAGAAAGGAAATGCAGCACGCTGTCGCTCGGAGGGAGGCTCCACATCGGACGTCATCCTGTTTTAAGGGTGGAACTTAGGTCCGCAGTTCCGCAATTGACAGGTTCCCGATTCCCGCGCACGCGGCAACATGCGACGAAAGCATGAGGTCCGCCGGAACCGAACTTCGCGTCCCCGGGTTGTCTCGTCAGTCCATTCGAGGAGATCAAGCGATGGCCGACGACCGTTTTCCGAATGACCCCTATCGCCCCATCGGTGAGGATGAGTATCTCCGCGCGGCGCGGCGGGATGCCGACCTCCAGGCGGATCCCGAGCTCGGCGAAGGCCCCGCCTCCAGCGGCAGGATCGCGCTGTTTGCGGTCGCGATCGCGGTGGTGCTCGGCGCAGTGTTCTACGGCTTGAACAATACCAGCGTGAACCAGGCAACGACCGAGCCGCCGGCAAAGACCGCGCAGACCACGCCTGCCAATCCGGCCGCTCCTCCGGGCATGCGCGACGTGACGCCGCGCAACAATACCTCCCCGGGCGTGACCACGGGTGCGGCGCCGAGCCAGCCGGCTCCGGCTGCACCGTCTGACGCCGGCAAGGCGCAGTAACGCTCGCGAAACATGAAAGCGGCGGGACGATAACGTCCCGCCGCTTTTGTCACCCGTTAGCCGAACAACTTGTTCAACTCGCCGCCGGGATAGCCGCTCCCGAGCTCGGCGAACGTGCCCTTCTCCGCCATCTCCTTTGCCGCGCGCATGAAACCGCCCCAGGCGACGCGAGCAAGCGAGCCGCCGACGCTGATCCGACGCACGCCGAGATCGGCGGCCTCTTGCAGCGACAGGCCGGAGGCGCCGATCAGGAGATTGAACGGCCTTGGATGCACCGCCTTCACGACGGCAGCGATGTCCTCGCGCGTCTTCAGGCCCGGTGCATAAAGGCAATCGGCACCAGCATCGGCGTAGGCCGTGAGCCGGTCGATGACAAGCTTGAGGTCGCTGACGCCCCATAGATAGGCCTCGCAGCGACCAACCAGCAGCGTGCCGCTATCACCGATCGCCTTGCGCGCCGACTGGATGCGCTCGACTGCGAGCGCGCGATCGTAGAGCGGCTTGTCCTTGTCGCCGGTGGAATCCTCGATCGACAGCCCGGCAACGCCCGTCCGCACGCCGCGTTCGACATTTTCCGCGACCTTGTCCGGCTCAACCGCGAAGCCGCCCTCGAAATCCGCATTCACGGGGATGTCGACCGCCGAGCACAATGCTGCCAGATGCTGACAGACATCGTCCACGGTGACGCGGTTGTCGGCGCGCCCGATGGTCCAGGCAAAGCCGGCGCTCGAGGAGGCAATGGCCTTGAAGCCGAGATGCTGCAAGGCCTTGGCGCTGCCGACATCGAACGGATTGGGCAGGATGAAGCAGCCGCTCTCGTGCATCTTCCGAAATGTCGCGCGCTTGTCAGCGGTCGTGACGTGCATGTTTCTCTCCCATGTTGGCCGCGCAGACATAGGCGCTCTCCCAGGGCGGCGCCAGTGGCGCGCCCTCGGATGCGTTAGTGCGCGTCGTGCACGGCGCGGCTATCCTTTGGCGCCTCGTCGCGATCGGTCATGCCGTAGTCGCGAACGACGCTGGCAATGCGCAGGCGATAATCGGCAAAGAAGCCTCCGCGGCCCTTGGCCTGCGCGCGGCGGTGCTCCATCGTTTTGCGCCAGGCCTCCACGGCCGCCTCGTCGCGCCAGAACGAGACCGACAGTATCTTGCCTTTCTCGGTTAGGCTTTCGAAGCGTTCGACGGAGATGAAGCCGTCGATGGTCTGCAGGATCGGCTTCAAATCGGCCGCGAGATCGAAATAGTGCTGCCGGTGCTCCGGCTTCGGCCAGACCTCGAAGATCACGGCGATCATGGGCGCCTCCCTTGTTTTGGTTTGCGCCTACAATACCACCTTGCGCAAGAACGTCCGCTCCTCAGCGAGAATAAACCTGTTCTCCTCGGCGAAGTGGAAGTTCGCCATCCCCTCGGCGTCCTGGCGCAGCCGCGCGCGATAGGCCTCATAGGCCGCCAGGCTTTCGAAGGTGATCAGCGCAAAGGCGATGTTGTTGGTTCCCTCATGCGGCATGAAGTACCCAATCAGATCGCCGCCGCATTTCGGGATGATCGTGAGCCAGCGCTTCGAATACTCCTCGAACTGCGCGCGCTTGAAGGGATCGAGCTGATAGCGGATGAAGACGGTGATGGACATGCGGGTTCCTCTGTTTCCACACTGTCATTGCGAGGAGCGAAGCGACGAAACAATCCAGACTGTCGCCGCGCTAGCAGTCTGGATTGCTTCGCTCGCAATGACGTGTTCGTGGCAACAGCCTACGCCCTTGCTCGACCGCAATGCTTCGGCTATCATCGAAGCATGAAAGCAGGACCTGACATCGCCATGGTCGCTTCGCTCGTCGGCGACCCCGCCCGCGCCAATATGCTAACGGCGCTGATGAACGGCCGCGCGCTGACCGCAAGCGAGCTCGCGCAGGAGGCCGGGATCACGCCGCAGACCGCGAGCTCGCATCTTTCAAAGCTGGAGGCCGGCGGGCTGATCGAGCCGGAGAAACAAGGCCGGCACCGTTATTATCGCCTCACCGATCCGGATGTTGCCGGCGTGCTCGAAGGGCTTGCGGGACTTGCCGCCCGCGCCGGCCACATGCGCGTGCGCACCGGGCCCAAGGATCCGGCGCTGCGGCGGGCGCGGATCTGCTACGACCATCTCGCCGGCGACTTCGGTGTGCAAATGCTCGACAGCCTGCGCGAGCGGCGCCTTATAAAGCAGAAGAAGCAGGACATCGCACTCACGGTCGAGGGCGAACGCTTCCTTGCCAAGCATTTGCAGATTTCGCCCGATATGCTCGCCCATCCGCGCCGGCCGGTGTGCAAGGCGTGCCTCGACTGGAGCGAGCGGCGACATCACCTCGCCGGCACGCTGGGCGCGGCCATGATGAAGCGCTTCACCGAATTGAAATGGGCGGCGCGCGATGCCGCGCCCGGCAGCCGCGTGGTGAAATTCACCCGTACCGGCGAGAAGCAGTTCGCCGCGCTGTTCGGCAACGGGCACGAGTAGTTACACAATCGCGTGTGAACGAAGGCTCCCGTCCTTGCCGGACTTGACCCGGCCATCCACGCGTTTATTGCGGCTCGCACCTGGATGCCCGGGAGATCTGCACGAAGAGGTTGCGAAGCAGCCAGTGCTGCCGGCGGTTGCGGACCCGGCTTGTATCGCGGCCCCCATGGCGGCTGCCGACCGATGGGCCGTGCGGTCATGGTGGCGCCAGCGCCGGTCGTGGTGGCCCCTCCGGTCGTTGTCGCTCGCCCGCGCGTCTGCCCGTGGGGCTTCCGCTGGTGGGCCGGCCGCTGCCGCCCTGTCTGATCTGATTTTGCCTAGCCGCGTGGCCGCGCGCTCCACCGCGCGGCCATCTTTTTTTTGAACGCCTGCCGCTATCGTCGGCCAGAAAAAGGGGATCGCCACCGCGATCCCCTTTTTGATTCGACTGGCGGCTTGCAGCACGCCCTACCAATGACGCCAGCGCCGGCGGTGCCAGCGATGCCGCCAGCCCCAGTGTCGGTGATGCCAACCCCAGTGCCGGCGGCGCCAGCCCCAATGACGGTGGTGGTGCCAGCCCCAGTGATGGCCGTGCCAGCGCACCTGCTCGGGCTTGAGCCGGCCGGCCTCCTCGCTGCTGGTAACCGCGGGATGGACCTCGGGATTGCCGAGCGGCAGGTTGACCGGGCCTTCGATGGGCTGTGGTGCCAGCGGTGCGGCCTGTACACCGGCCCCCAGCGCGGCGCTACCTGCCGCAACACCGAACGCGAATTTCAAAAAATCCCGCCGCTCCATGATGTCTTCCTCTTCAATCAGCGTTGAATGATGCGAAGGAAGTGTCGAGCCGACGAAATGAACTCAGGCTGAACCTATCGTTCAGGTAGGTTGCGCGCAGTTGACACTGCACGCGCGCAGCCGCAATGGCACAACGGCGGTCATACTTTGTCCAAAGAAAAGATCGAACATTCCGAACAAAACGGGGGCGCGTAGGGCCGTCCTGCATGGAGTCCATCAAACCAGAGGAGACAACCATGGCAACACAGGTAAAACCGGTTCCCGAGGGCTACCACACCGTCACGCCCTATCTCGTCGTCGATGGCGCCGAGAAGATCATCCGCTTCATGAAAGAGGCTTTCGGTGCCCAACCGGTCTTCGAGCCGTTGATGCGCCCCGATGGCAAGGTCGGACATGCGGAGTTCAAAATCGGAAACTCCATCGTGATGATTTCGGACTCCTCGGAGCGCGCACAAGCCACATCTACCATGCTGTATCTGTACGTGCCCAACGTCGATGCGGTCTATCAGAAGGCGATCAAGGCTGGCGGCACGTCATTGATGGAGCCAACGGACCAATTCTATGGCGACCGCAGCGGCGGCGTGAAGGATCCGGCTGGCAACCGCTGGCACATCGGCACCCACATCGAGGACGTATCGCCGGCTGAGTTGAAGAAGCGCGCGGCCGCGGCCATGAAGCAGCAAAACAAGGCAGCGTAGGCCCCCGGAGGGTGGATTGGCGCTAGACTAGTTAATCCCCGATCGGTCAATCACAGAAGCGGCGGGTTATGGCTTCGCCTGACCCGCCTGATCCACTGGATCATTGCGGGCCGTTAGTTCTGTGAACGCGTGAACGGGACAAAGCGCACGAGGGCGACGGCGCGCGTCATCGTCTTGCCAGGAGCGATTTTTTCGACGACCGTGAGCTGCTGGGTGCTGTAACCGGGTCCCACGGGCATGACAAGCCGGCCACCTACTTTAAGCTGCTCAATCAGCGGCGGCGGTGGCTCCCCGAGCGCGGCAGTCACGACGACTGCGTCAAAAGGACCACATTCGGGCCAGCCATCGTAGCCATCGCCAAGCCTGACGCTCACGTTGTCATACGCGAGGTCTCTTAGCGTTTTCGCGGCGGTCTCGGCCAATTGCGGAATGATCTCGATGGTGCAGACCTTTCGCGCCAGGTGCGCAAGGATGGCGGCCTGGTAGCCGGAACCCGTACCGACTTCGAGCACGGTGTGATCGGGCGCGACCTCGGCCAACTGGGTCATCAAGGCCACGATGTACGGCTGCGATATGGTCTGGCCGAGGCCGATCGGCACCGGCGTATCCGCGTATGCGACAGAGCAGGTTCGCTCGGGGATGAACAGATGGCGTTTCGTTTGCGCCATGGCCTCAAGGACCCTCTCCGACAGGCCTTGCTGTCCCAAAACACCGGCGGCGGACCGGGCGTAGGCCCGGATGGTCTCGACCATGGCGGCGCGTTCGCGGACGCATTGTACGTCCTGAGGCGCATCCTGTGCGGTCGCTTCCCACGCGACGACACCCATGGCGAACACGAGCAGCAGCAAGACCTTCATGATCGAGCCCCCTCCAAGAGGGACACAATTCACGGCGACCGCTTGAGCGCGCTCCCTGCGCGTAAGATCCGACCTCGCCCCGCAAGCGAGGCGAGGCTTTGCTTTGGCTCAGGTGCCCTCGAACTTGAACGACACGTTGAGTTTGGCGCGATAGGCCTCTACTTTTCCCTTGGCGTCCAGCTGCATATCGAGCTTGACGACCTCTGCGACGCGAAGGTCCCGAAGAGATTTCGCGGCTTGCTCGACCGCGTTGGCGGCGGCCTTTTCCCAGGAATCGCTGCTGGTGCCGACCAGTTCTATAACCTTGTAGACGCTCTCAGGCATGTCGTTCTCCCGTTCGCTATGAAGCAGGAAGCAGGTGCTCCCTGCTGCAGTCGAGCCTAGCACGATATCGGCCCTGAAAGGACGCCCACGATCGCAGGGCGCACCAAGGCCCATCGCGACTAAGTTCTGGCTTCGTCCTCCCAGTCCTCCCACTCGACATCATGGATTTCCAGGTAGTGGGAAACGGCCACGCCGATGGTGGGGAAAAAATTGCTCTCGCCAAGCTGGGCCAACAATCCGAATTTCTTCAGCTTGTCCTTTACGGGATCCTTCAGTTCGGCAAAACAAAGCTCGATATCCCGCGCGTGCAACGCCTCGTCCAATTCGGCGAGCGTATCGCCGGCGGTGACGTCCACGCTGGTGACCGGCTCGGCCGCAACGACCAGCCAGCGCACCGGCGTTGGCGAGTTCGCCACAGCATCCAGAGCGCGCTCCTTGAAGAATTCAGCGTTGGCGAAAAACAGAGGCGCATCCCACCGCAACAGCACCAGCCCGGGGATCTGGCGTGCATCCGGATATCTCGTGATGTCGTGATAGCCTTTGACACCGTGGGCCCGGCCCAATACGGCGAAGTGCGGGCGCCACCCGTCCCATAGAAACTCGGCGATGGCGATGGCGATGGCCAGACCTATCCCCGGAATTACTCCCAGCACGGCCACGCCGACAAAACAGACGATCGATAGCCAGAACTCCCACTGCTGAATGCGGTAGATCCGTTTGAGGTCGGCGAGTTCGATCAAGCCAATGGCGGCGGCGATGACGACGGCGGCCAATGCAGCATTGGGCAAATGCTGAAGGAGGTTTGGTGCCACCAGCAGAAGGAAGGCGATGGCAAGCGCGCCAATGACGCTCGTGAGTTGGGTGCACGCGCCGGCGGCTTCGGCCACAGGCGTGCGCGAACCGCTGCTGCTGATCGGAAAGCCCTGAAAAAGGCCGGCCGCCAGATTGGCGGCGCCAAGCCCCACCATCTCCTGGTTGGGATCGACCTGAGCGCCCAATCGCGCAGCATAGGCGCGCGAAAGGACGCTGGTGTCGGCGAATGACACCAGCGCGATTGCGCAACCGCCGATCAGCACCTCGACGATATCTCCGGCACCGATCCAGGGAAGGGCGAAACCCGGCAGGCCCTGGGGAAGAGGCCCCAGAACCTTCACGCCGTAACGCGCCCCAAGATCCAGCGCGCCCGCGACGGCTGTTGCCCCGACGACGGCAATCAGAATGCCTGGCAGCCGCTTGTTGCTCTCGAGCAGAAGGATCACCGTCAGCGTGCCGAGCCCAAGCCCAAAGGCGACCCAGTTTGTCTTTCCTTCAAGGATTGCACCGGCGATCGCCAACAGGCTCCGCAGAGGTCCTTCGCTTTCGATCGAAAAGCCGAACAGCTTTGGCAGTTGACTGATCAATACGGTCAATGCAATTCCGTTCATGTAACCGTAGCGTATCGGCTTGGAGAGAAGTTCGGTTACAACGCCCAGGCGTAGAATGCCCGCCAGAATACATACCGTGCCAGAAACGATTGCCATCATTCCGGCCAAGGTTATGGCGCGCATCGGATCGCCACCCGACAAAGGACCGACCACTCCCACGATAATGGCCGCCAGAGCCGAGTCCGGTCCCAGGACGAGGATGCGGCTTGGACCGAACAGCGCGTAAGCGAGGAGCGGTGTAATTGTTGCGTATAGACCGTAGATGCCGGGCAAGCCCGACGCCTCCGCATAGGCAATGCCAACCGGGACCAGCATTGTCGCCAGTACGACCCCAGCGAAGATATCGTGCGAGAGCCACTTCCTTTGATATCGACGAAGGGTGTCAAGACCTGGTAACCAGCGGGTCCAATGGCCCATTGCCCCTCCCCAACGCGGTCGGACTGGGCTCGCACCACAACGACGTCGCGCCAGCCGGCTAGCCCGTATTCCTGACCGCTTCAGCCAGCATGGCGTAGAGCTGGCGCTTGCTGAATTCCTTGGGCTGCTTGTCTGTCGTCTTCCGCGACACCTTCTTTGCTGCCGGCTGGGCGCAGGCAACCAACAACGCCGGCTCTTGCTTCCGGACCGACCTTATCTTGGGCTTTGCCGTTGGCGGCTTGTGGCCACGCTTCAGGCCCAAGCGGGTGAGCATGCCGCAGACAGCGTTGCGGCTACACCCGAGACGGCGCGCGATCTGCGCGGCACTCTGTCCCTGGACCCAGAGCTTCTTGAGCAGCGCTACGTCTTTCGCATCCCAACTCATGGAAGACATTGTACGCCAACTGCCATCCACTTTTCTAGTCTTCGTCCGGCTCGCGCACGACCGCCGGTTCGTCGTCCTCCTCGTCCTCGTCGTCCTCGTCCTCTTCTCCCTCCTCGTCCTCGTCTTCGTCATCAGGATCCCGGGGCGGTATTGCGCCGCTCGTGGACACCAAGCTATTCCAATCCACCACGCCGGTGAAAAATTCTTCGGGGGTATTTTGCTTCATGTTGTTGCTCCTCGGGTCTGGAGCTGAGAGCGCCGGTGAACCTGCCGGCCGTCTCGCGATTGTGGGTTCGACTGTATATCGCTGCAGGTCCGTCACTTCGGCTGCATCCAGCCACTACAGCTTGTAGCCTATCTTTCGCAGCAGATCTTTCCGCCACGCAATGTCCGCGTCGGTTTCGACGCCCAGCGGTGAGGCGCCATCGACGACGCCGAGCACGCCGCGGCCCAGCTCCGTTTGCACGACGATCACCTCGGTCGGGTTGGCCGTTGCGCAGTAGATGCGGCAGACTTCAGGCACGGCGCGCACCGCAGCCAGTACGTTGACGGGAAAGAATCCGTCGCCCAGGAAGATCAGGAAAGTGTGGCCGGCGCCGATGGTCAATGCGTTGTTGCGCGCCAGGGCGAGTGAGGCTTCGTCATTACCCGACCAGCGCACCAGCCGCTTGCCGGAGGCCTCGCAGAAGGCCAGCCCGAAGCGGATACCCGGGACGGCGCCCACCAGCGTCTCGTGGAGGTCTTCCACGGTCTTGATGAAATGCGACTGGCCAAAGATGAAGTTGGCGGCGTCCGGCTTGATGATGGGCACCACGGTGAGTTCCATGGCTGCGCTCCTTCAAGGTAGACACGCAAGTCATGGTAGGCCACTGGAAGGCGATTGCAAGCGGCCTGAGGTGGATGGCGGTTACGGCTTCGCCCACAGCCGGCCCCGCGCGCTAGACCCACCCTCCTCGCGCCATGATGGCCGCGCTGAGCACGATGATGACGATGGCGGCAAGCTCGCCGTGGATGATCGACGTCACCAGCCTCTTCCGCTTCGCGTCGATCACCGGCACCTGCCCCGCCTTCAGCGCCGCATTCCACGACAGGAACTCGCGGGTCGGAATGATCGACAACAGCCCGATGATGATGAAGAGCGCGAATTTAACCTGAAGCCGCCGCGCGATGGCGGCCGTGATCTCCTGCCGGATCAGCGTGAACTCGATCGCGACGGCCGAGACCAGCGTGAAGGCGCAGAGATGATGGAGGACGGCGAAGAGCGTGGACATGGCTGGATTTCCCCGGACAGAGCTCGCAGGGCGGATTAGCGAAGCGTAATCCGCCATCGCATGTAGGCAAAATAGTGGGCTACCTTTCGCTAACCGTGCTGAGTCAGTGCCACGTCACATCAGCTTCATTGGCGCATCAGCGACCACGCGAAGATCGATCCTGTTGATCAGTTGAGATCGAAGCGCCTCCGCGGCGCTGATGGCGGCGTCGGTCTGTCGCAACGTACTGACGTTCGAGCCGAGCGATACGATTCCACCGAGCACCAAGGCAATCGATCCGAGTGCGGCGGTTTGACCGGCCCCGAATAGCCCGAGGATCGCGATCAACAACAGCGCAGCCCCGCCGCCGATGGCGACCTTCGAAGCCAGAATGAACTTCCGGCATCGTTCCGCGATCTCGGCGAGCGCCTCGATCCGCGCTTCAATGTCTGAAATCTCGTCGGTCGGATCGTCTTCGGTCATTGGATGTGAGATCGTGCCCGTCGTCCGTAGGGTGGGTTAGCGCAGCGTAACCCACCGAATTCTCGATGCGAGGTGGGTGGTGTCGGCGGGTTACGGCTTCGCCTAACCCACCCTACGACATCGCCTCACAACGGCAAATTGTCGTGCTTCTTGGCCGGCATTTCCGTCTTCTTGTCCTTCAACATCGCCAGCGCCCGCGCGATCCGGCGCCTGGTCGAATGCGGCATGATGACATCGTCGATATAGCCGCGCTCGGCCGCGATGAAGGGCGACAGGAAGCGGTCCTCGTATTCCTTGGTTCTTGCCGCGATCTTGTCGGGATCGCCGATGTCTGAGCGGAAGATGATTTCGACCGCGCCCTTGGCGCCCATCACGGCGATCTGGGCGGTCGGCCAGGCGTAGTTCATGTCGGCGCCAATCTCCTTGG
This genomic interval from Bradyrhizobium sp. CB82 contains the following:
- a CDS encoding c-type cytochrome, with the protein product MRTILASLVSGLTLCSAVAATASEPSPEVIAHGKALVEAGDCASCHTADPAKPFAGGKRIDTPFGGVYAPNLTPDRDTGIGGWTEADFTRALRFGIAPDGSYYYPAFPYPYFTRMTRDDTLAIRAYLSTQAPVANRVKSPELRWPFGYRTLMRAWNWLFFKPGLFEPDQFKTAAWNRGGYLVTGLGHCGACHTPKNYFGADKRELAFSGNEVDGWFAPRLDSAARSGLKSWSVDDIAEYLQSGRNAKSNADGLMAEVIVNSTSKMSDADVRAMAVYLKGLPPGPSEPTATPPSEGEMKAGQAVYARFCIACHEADGSGAPRIYPPLPGNALLQSDNPSSTLRVILDGAHTVTTPRAPNTGEMPAYAKQLSDEQIAAVTNYIRNSWGNAAPLVTAAQVGKARSQGP
- a CDS encoding trimeric intracellular cation channel family protein: MWSLPPSDSVLHFLSLVAVAAQGMTAALAAGRRSMDWLGVCFLGCITALGGGTLRDLFLGHYPLSWVQNPVYLALSGGAAFITILFARLVHRLKLAFIVLDAIGLVVFTMAGCDVAWQMDASLPIVIVSGMVTGCAGGVLRDILCNDVPLLFRSELYASVSVVTGLFYATAFGLQLNAELWTILTFVLGISFRLLAVRYKWEMPKFVFTGDEQ
- a CDS encoding isocitrate lyase/phosphoenolpyruvate mutase family protein, giving the protein MHVTTADKRATFRKMHESGCFILPNPFDVGSAKALQHLGFKAIASSSAGFAWTIGRADNRVTVDDVCQHLAALCSAVDIPVNADFEGGFAVEPDKVAENVERGVRTGVAGLSIEDSTGDKDKPLYDRALAVERIQSARKAIGDSGTLLVGRCEAYLWGVSDLKLVIDRLTAYADAGADCLYAPGLKTREDIAAVVKAVHPRPFNLLIGASGLSLQEAADLGVRRISVGGSLARVAWGGFMRAAKEMAEKGTFAELGSGYPGGELNKLFG
- a CDS encoding antibiotic biosynthesis monooxygenase — its product is MIAVIFEVWPKPEHRQHYFDLAADLKPILQTIDGFISVERFESLTEKGKILSVSFWRDEAAVEAWRKTMEHRRAQAKGRGGFFADYRLRIASVVRDYGMTDRDEAPKDSRAVHDAH
- a CDS encoding NIPSNAP family protein produces the protein MSITVFIRYQLDPFKRAQFEEYSKRWLTIIPKCGGDLIGYFMPHEGTNNIAFALITFESLAAYEAYRARLRQDAEGMANFHFAEENRFILAEERTFLRKVVL
- a CDS encoding winged helix-turn-helix domain-containing protein; the encoded protein is MKAGPDIAMVASLVGDPARANMLTALMNGRALTASELAQEAGITPQTASSHLSKLEAGGLIEPEKQGRHRYYRLTDPDVAGVLEGLAGLAARAGHMRVRTGPKDPALRRARICYDHLAGDFGVQMLDSLRERRLIKQKKQDIALTVEGERFLAKHLQISPDMLAHPRRPVCKACLDWSERRHHLAGTLGAAMMKRFTELKWAARDAAPGSRVVKFTRTGEKQFAALFGNGHE
- a CDS encoding twin-arginine translocation signal domain-containing protein, producing the protein MERRDFLKFAFGVAAGSAALGAGVQAAPLAPQPIEGPVNLPLGNPEVHPAVTSSEEAGRLKPEQVRWHGHHWGWHHHRHWGWRRRHWGWHHRHWGWRHRWHRRRWRHW
- a CDS encoding VOC family protein, whose protein sequence is MATQVKPVPEGYHTVTPYLVVDGAEKIIRFMKEAFGAQPVFEPLMRPDGKVGHAEFKIGNSIVMISDSSERAQATSTMLYLYVPNVDAVYQKAIKAGGTSLMEPTDQFYGDRSGGVKDPAGNRWHIGTHIEDVSPAELKKRAAAAMKQQNKAA